One Brassica napus cultivar Da-Ae chromosome A5, Da-Ae, whole genome shotgun sequence DNA window includes the following coding sequences:
- the LOC106450693 gene encoding bZIP transcription factor 18 — protein sequence MDDSSNAKSNQCPPPLSNPTPTPFRGPYHRRAHSEVQFRLPEDLDLSEPFGGFDDLGSEDDIFCTYLDIEKLGGSGSDNPFPGENVGRGEEGGSSSSRPRHRHSLSVDGGSSSLESIEAKKAMAPDKLAELWVVDPKRAKRIIANRQSAARSKERKARYIMELERKVQTLQTEATTLSAQLSLFQRDTTGLSSENTELKLRLQVMEQQAKLRDALNDQLKKEVERLKFATGEVSHADAYNLGMAHMQYSQQQQQPPQQQSFFQHHHHQQQQTDAQNLQQMTHQFHLFQPNNNNNNQNLNIMHQATSNASGQSHSFAEAMNEDPLGRLQGLDISSCGRGSNFGRSDTVSESSSTM from the exons ATGGATGATTCTTCGAACGCGAAATCTAACCAATGCCCGCCTCCTCTCTCCAACCCAACTCCGACGCCGTTTCGAGGACCGTACCATCGTCGAGCTCATTCCGAGGTTCAGTTCCGTCTCCCCGAAGATCTAGATCTCTCCGAGCCCTTCGGAGGGTTCGACGACCTCGGATCCGAAGATGACATCTTCTGCACCTACTTGGACATCGAGAAACTCggaggatccggatccgataaCCCGTTTCCCGGTGAAAATGtaggaagaggagaagaaggtgGGAGCTCGAGTTCGAGGCCTAGGCACAGGCACAGCCTCTCCGTCGATGGTGGGTCTTCGAGTTTGGAGTCGATCGAGGCTAAGAAAGCCATGGCTCCTGATAAGCTCGCTGAGCTTTGGGTCGTTGATCCCAAGAGAGCTAAAAG GATAATTGCTAATAGACAATCTGCTGCTCGTTCAAAAGAGAGGAAGGCTCGGTACATTATGGAGCTCGAGAGGAAAGTTCAGACCTTGCAAACTGAAGCTACTACCCTTTCAGCACAACTCTCCTTGTTCCAG AGAGACACAACTGGTTTGTCATCTGAAAATACAGAGCTCAAGCTTCGTTTACAAGTCATGGAACAACAAGCCAAGTTGCGAGATG CACTAAACGACCAACTCAAAAAGGAAGTAGAGAGGCTGAAGTTCGCCACGGGAGAAGTCTCACACGCTGATGCTTATAACCTCGGGATGGCACACATGCAATACTCTCAACAGCAGCAGCAACCACCACAACAACAATccttctttcaacatcatcatcatcagcaacAACAAACCGATGCTCAAAACCTGCAACAGATGACTCACCAGTTTCATCTCTTCCAgcccaacaacaacaacaacaaccaaaacCTAAACATTATGCATCAGGCTACTTCTAATGCCTCGGGTCAGTCTCATTCCTTTGCAGAGGCAATGAATGAAGACCCTCTTGGCCGGTTACAGGGGCTTGACATTAGCAGCTGTGGCAGAGGCTCGAACTTTGGTAGGTCTGACACCGTCAGTGAAAGCAGTAGCACGATGTGA
- the LOC106450692 gene encoding aminoacyl tRNA synthase complex-interacting multifunctional protein 1 gives MDSKTKQLILSALCKHFSVDPVALGGSDEHDVKTLYSNVLKASGKEVSSQNNDEVLKWMEYAEGLPKDCFAALEKLNVELAVKSVVLGDGLTPSAADVAVFAALHASVIGLSDSDKEKIPHVIRWMNYIQIKEELTTLFGPISVKLPQFDFEVSKSVVKVDSKKTAESPKPLDKSEAQPSTKKTEPEEPKKKAAKEKDAKKEKKKPAEAALAAASKETELSVSLLNIQVGLIRKAWKHPSADSLLVEEIDVGEGKVRQVVSGLAKFCSPDDLTNRLVALITNVKPGKLRDVMSEGLVLCASNEDHSVVEPLLPPAGAKPGERVSFSGVEGKAEEVLNPKKKQLEKITPHLYTDESGVATYKGIPFMTSAGPCTSTIPKATIK, from the exons atggattcAAAGACGAAGCAGTTGATCCTATCAGCTCTCTGTAAACACTTCTCCGTGGATCCT GTTGCTCTTGGAGGGTCTGATGAGCATGATGTCAAGACGCTGTACTCTAATGTCTTGAAGGCATCCGGAAAAGAAGTGTCTTCACAAAACAACGATGAG GTCTTAAAGTGGATGGAATATGCAGAAGGTCTCCCAAAGGATTGCTTTGCAGCTCTTGAGAAGTTGAATGTAGAGTTAGCAGTCAAGTCAGTGGTGTTGGGAGATGGATTGACGCCATCTGCAGCTGATGTTGCTGTCTTTGCAGCTTTGCATGCTTCAGTG ATTGGTCTCTCGGATTCAGACAAGGAGAAGATCCCACATGTCATAAGGTGGATGAACTACATCCAG ATTAAAGAAGAGTTGACAACATTGTTTGGACCAATCTCTGTGAAGTTACCACAGTTTGACTTCGAGGTATCAAAAAGTGTCGTCAAGGTGGATTCCAAAAAGACTGCAGAGAGTCCAAAGCCTCTTGATAAATCAGAAGCTCAGCCAAGCACAAAGAAAACTGAGCCTGAG gAGCCAAAGAAAAAGGCTGCAAAGGAGAAGGATgccaagaaagaaaagaagaagcctGCTGAAGCAGCACTAGCAGCAGCTAGCAAAGAGACAGAGCTTAGTGTCAGTTTGCTAAATATTCAGGTCGGTCTGATTCGCAAAGCATGGAAACACCCGTCAGCAGACAG TTTGCTGGTGGAAGAAATAGATGTTGGGGAGGGTAAAGTGAGGCAAGTCGTTAGTGGCTTAGCTAAATTCTGCAGTCCTGATGATCTAACG aaccgTCTTGTTGCGCTCATCACAAATGTCAAACCTGGAAAGCTAAGAGATGTAATGTCAGAAGGATTG GTTCTTTGTGCTTCAAATGAAGATCACTCGGTTGTGGAGCCGTTGCTACCACCTGCTGGAGCTAAACCAGGAGAGCGTGTTTCATTCTCAGG GGTGGAAGGAAAGGCGGAAGAGGTACTGAACCCAAAAaagaagcaacttgagaagATAACGCCG CATTTGTACACTGATGAAAGTGGTGTAGCCACTTACAAAGGCATACCGTTCATGACGTCAGCTGGACCCTGCACTTCCACCATCCCCAAGGCTACCATCAAGTAG
- the LOC106450691 gene encoding DEAD-box ATP-dependent RNA helicase 17 has translation MVKRTQQPARDSKQEAKDVNKSKNGLFASCSFSSLGLDPKLSDQLQERMGFEAPTHVQAQSIPVILSGRDVLVNAATGTGKTIAYLAPIIHHLQAYSPKVDRSHGTFALVIVPTRELCLQVYETLEKLLHRFHWIVPGYVMGGEKKAKEKARLRKGISILIATPGRLLDHLKNTASFEHKNLRWVIFDEADCILEMGYGKETEQIIKLLGSRQYEEGDDDDVVVPKGAQKQTLLLSATLNEKVNHLAKLSLDDPVMIGLDNSKLQQKQLPIESPASPDSDEDEMVIHVNKSANPSSEDYGIPSQLVQKYVKVPCGARLVALLSVLKNLFEREASQKVVVFFSTRDAVDFHHSLLSEFQWPPKSETQEEEEASKQLFLKCKTFRLHGSMEQEDRRSAFANFKAEKQALLLSTDVAARGLDFPKVRCIIQYDCPGEATEYVHRVGRTARIGEKGEALLFLQPVEIDYLKDLKKHGATLAEYPLLKVLDKFPLLGNMPRIKKVISLESHPWVISLQRALEFFTYAEPKMKNLAKNAFVSWVRGYAAHKGELKSIFVVKKLHLGHVAKSFALKEQPSLVGKSHHKETMKRKRDERQRGQHPKKRKKMSGGNSRSTTKT, from the exons ATGGTTAAGAGAACCCAACAACCCGCGAGAGATTCAAAGCAAGAAGCTAAAGATGTAAACAAATCAAAGAACGGTCTGTTCGCTTCTTGCTCCTTCTCCTCCCTCGGCCTAGATCCCAAACTCTCCGACCAGCTCCAAG AAAGGATGGGTTTTGAAGCTCCTACGCATGTACAAGCTCAATCTATTCCCGTTATTCTCTCCGGTCGAGATGT ACTTGTTAACGCTGCAACTGGAACTGGTAAAACTATAGCTTACTTGGCACCAATCATCCATCACTTGCAAGCTTATTCTCCCAAGGTTGATCGTTCTCATGGAACTTTTG CTTTGGTGATTGTGCCGACACGGGAGCTATGCCTTCAGGTGTACGAGACTTTGGAGAAGCTGCTGCATCGGTTCCACTGGATTGTCCCTGGTTATGTGATGGGAGGCGAGAAGAAGGCTAAAGAAAAGGCTAGGCTAAGGAAAG GGATATCTATTCTAATTGCAACCCCAGGACGCCTTCTTGACCATTTGAAGAACACAGCTTCATTTGAGCACAAGAATCTTCGATGGGTCATCTTTGATGAAGCTGATTG CATTCTCGAAATGGGTTATGGGAAGGAGACGGAACAGATCATTAAGCTTTTAGGTTCTAGACAATACGAGGAaggggatgatgatgatgttgttgTACCAAAGGGAGCTCAGAAACAGACCTTGTTACTCTCAGCAACACTGAATGAGAAAGTTAACCACCTTGCAAAGCTTAGTTTGGATGATCCGGTGATGATTGGTCTTGACAACAGCAAACTGCAACAAAAGCAGCTGCCAATAGAGTCTCCAGCCTCTCCTGATTCTGATGAGGATGAGATGGTGATTCACGTAAACAAATCAGCAAATCCTTCATCTGAGGACTATGGTATACCATCGCAGCTTGTGCAGAAATATGTTAAAG TGCCGTGTGGTGCACGGCTTGTGGCGCTTCTTTCTGTACTCAAGAACCTCTTTGAGAGGGAAGCTTCTCAAAAG GTGGTTGTGTTCTTCTCAACACGTGATGCTGTAGATTTTCATCACTCGCTTCTAAGTGAATTCCAGTGGCCACCAAAGTCCGAGacacaagaagaggaggaggcttCGAAGCAGCTGTTTCTCAAGTGCAAAACGTTCCGGCTACATGGAAGTATGGAGCAAGAAGATAGAAGATCTGCGTTTGCGAACTTTAAAGCAGAGAAACAAGCCCTTCTCTTGAGTACAGATGTTGCTGCTAGAGGATTGGACTTCCCAAAAGTAAGATGTATTATTCAATACGACTGTCCCGGGGAAGCTACAGAATATGTGCATAG AGTTGGTAGAACAGCTCGTATTGGTGAAAAGGGAGAAGCCTTGTTGTTTCTACAGCCTGTTGAGATAGATTATCTTAAGGACCTTAAGAAACATGGTGCAACACTTGCAGAGTACCCTCTTCTCAAAGTACTTGATAAGTTTCCGCTATTGGGAAACATGCCTCGCATCAAAAAGGTCATATCACTAGAATCACATCCCTGGGTGATATCTCTGCAGAGAGCTCTTGAGTTCTTTACTTACGCCGAG CCGAAGATGAAGAACCTGGCGAAGAATGCGTTTGTCTCTTGGGTAAGGGGATATGCAGCTCACAAGGGAGAGCTCAAGAGCATCTTTGTGGTGAAGAAGCTTCACTTGGGTCATGTAGCCAAGAGCTTTGCTCTGAAAGAGCAGCCTTCGTTGGTTGGGAAGTCACACCataaggaaacaatgaagaggaagagagacgAACGCCAGAGAGGGCAACAcccaaagaagagaaagaagatgagtGGTGGCAATAGTAGAAGTACAACAAAAACTTGA
- the LOC106454527 gene encoding probable WRKY transcription factor 54, whose amino-acid sequence MDPNSNNTKSIKRKVVDQLVQGYEFATQLQLLLSHQHSSQYISQTRIVSGDLDPVDELIAKILSSFHKTISVLDSCDSVPMAVKGSPNASRGDDLAAPVSCNGGDSGDSRKRLGVGKGKRGCYTRKKRWHTWTVEASRIDEDKYAWRKYGQKEILNSKFPRSYFRCTHKPTRGCKATKLVQKQEQDPSLFQITYIGHHTCNVSDQTQANTEPNDHGVVMDSDNALVATIAQDNVNANIQEQENDISSLIVVGAGMVKEEDNNNGDQNKNYCEGSSVDGDLSLAWQDVMMMFDDHQHHQNHYYQGETSTASHKFSFIDNDQLFSLFDPYCPYEGTNAI is encoded by the exons ATGGATCCAAATAGTAACAACACCAAATCCATAAAGAGAAAAGTTGTCGACCAACTCGTCCAAGGCTACGAGTTCGctactcagcttcagcttctCCTCTCTCATCAACACTCAAGTCAGTACATCAGTCAGACCCGTATTGTTTCTGGCGATCTGGATCCAGTTGATGAGCTCATCGCTAAGATCTTGAGTTCTTTCCACAAAACCATATCGGTTCTTGATTCTTGTGACTCCGTCCCTATGGCCGTTAAGGGTTCACCGAATGCTTCACGTGGTGATGATTTGGCGGCTCCTGTGAGTTGCAACGGTGGAGATTCCGGGGATAGTAGGAAGAGACTTGGGGTTGGGAAGGGCAAAAGAGGATGCTACACTAGAAA AAAGAGATGGCATACTTGGACTGTGGAAGCTAGTAGAATCGATGAAGACAAATATGCTTGGAGGAAATATGGACAAAAAGAGATTCTTAATTCCAAATTCCCAAG aAGTTACTTTAGATGCACACACAAGCCAACACGAGGATGCAAAGCAACAAAGCTAGTTCAAAAACAAGAGCAAGACCCTAGTTTATTTCAAATCACATACATTGGCCACCACACATGTAATGTTAGTGACCAAACACAAGCAAATACCGAGCCTAATGACCACGGAGTAGTCATGGATTCGGACAACGCATTGGTTGCAACTATTGCTCAAGACAATGTTAATGCAAATATACAAGAGCAAGAGAACGACATCAGTAGTCTGATTGTAGTAGGTGCAGGCATGGTGAAGGAGGAGGACAATAACAATGGTGATCAGAATAAGAACTATTGTGAGGGTTCTTCCGTAGATGGCGATTTATCATTGGCGTGGCAAGATGTGATGATGATGTTTGATGATCATCAACATCATCAGAATCACTACTATCAAGGTGAAACTAGTACTGCTTCTCATAAGTTCTCTTTCATTGACAACGATCAACTCTTCTCCTTATTCGATCCATACTGCCCTTACGAAGGAACAAATGCCATATGA
- the LOC106450689 gene encoding uncharacterized protein LOC106450689 has translation MVKPSDFKAIHGFIRSHYTRVNPVTTHRSNPSSSIASHLHTRLTSFHSLSPKPTGLSQLLSQKLQPLGLPRVKNASFAFAFRFVSTKSSGFRKVDGSFARKVVEKPVKAVSSSFARYREAMGLHVDAFWKKNSLVLYGAGGVFVCIFLWRIMFGIASTFVGLSEGMAKYGFLALSSAIVAFSGLYLRSRFTINPDKVYRMTMRKINTAADILEVMGAPLSGSDLRAYVMSGGGITFKKFKPTIRSKRCFLLFPVQGSERKGLVSVEVKKKKGQYDMKLLAVDIPMASGPDQRLYLIGDEEGYKVGGGLISELRDPVVKAMAATKEFDNLDRIEEEEDAERELQEAERKHREEIEKLEKESS, from the exons ATGGTGAAACCATCGGATTTCAAAGCAATCCACGGCTTTATCCGGTCGCATTACACCCGGGTCAACCCGGTCACCACCCACCGGTCAAACCCATCGAGCAGTATCGCTTCCCACCTCCACACCAGGCTCACCTCCTTCCACAGCTTATCCCCCAAACCCACTGGCTTATCTCAGCTCCTCTCTCAAAAGCTTCAACCTTTGGGTTTGCCACGTGTGAAAAACGCGAGCTTTGCGTTTGCGTTCAGGTTCGTCTCCACTAAGAGCTCTGGGTTTCGTAAAGTCGATGGTAGCTTTGCGAGGAAGGTTGTTGAGAAGCCCGTGAAAGCTGTTAGCTCCAGCTTCGCTAGGTACCGTGAGGCTATGGGTTTGCACGTTGACGCGTTCTGGAAGAAGAACAGTCTTGTTTTGTATGGAGCTGGTGGTGTGTTTGTGTGTATCTTCCTTTGGAGGATTATGTTTGGGATTGCTAGTACCTTTGTTGGGCTCTCTGAGGGTATGGCTAAGTATGGGTTTCTAGCTCTCTCCTCAGCCATTGTAGCGTTTTCT GGACTATACCTGCGGTCAAGGTTCACAATAAATCCGGATAAAGTTTACAGGATGACAATGAGAAAGATCAACACAGCAGCTGACATTCTGGAAGTTATGGGTGCTCCTCTGTCAGGATCAGATTTAAGAGCTTATGTGATGTCAGGTGGTGGCATAACCTTCAAGAAATTCAAGCCAACGATTAGGAGCAAGCGTTGCTTTCTCCTGTTCCCCGTTCAAGGCTCTGAGAGAAAGGGACTTGTTAGCGTCGAagttaagaagaagaaaggccAG TATGACATGAAGCTTTTGGCGGTGGACATTCCAATGGCCTCTGGTCCTGACCAACGGTTATATCTGATTGGAGATGAAGAAGGGTACAAAGTCGGTGGTGGTTTGATCTCTGAGCTAAGAGACCCTGTTGTGAAAGCCATGGCAGCGACTAAGGAGTTCGATAACCTTGACAGAATTGAAGAGGAGGAAGACGCTGAAAGAGAacttcaagaagctgaaagaaagCACCGTGAGGAGATTGAGAAGCTCGAAAAAGAGAGCTCTTAA
- the LOC106450688 gene encoding stomatal closure-related actin-binding protein 2 isoform X1: MMISQTSCFWEERLKNYNKTKDKIPTMTKVCPEMQEKKVCEAVVVVEAISADVSFASNQFPSYKLGPDDQIVDEPKENEKHPSVKDVVDKETGDLSDQHKRLSVRDLACKFDKNLAAAAKLVDEAKLSEVTSLEGHVMLKKLRDALESMRGRMDGRNKEAVEKAISMVEALAVKLTQHEGVFIQEKTEVKKLASFLKQASEDAKKLVNQERSFACAEIDSARTLVMRLGGAFEEQELCSKASRAQEPNVEKLVEEVQEARRIKRMHQPTKVMGMQHEIHDLKSQIQEKSAYSIKLQREIAIIKRAEGSKSCPYVLDGAQTLGSCLKIHASSDSNASDISKCSFQWYRAASESSRREAISGANQSVYAPEPYDVGRVIQADILCNGQKFTVTTEGPINTASGLQSRVESLMRKSNSEFTVVISQMNGQDHVSRSHVFTVGKARVKLSRGWITKAREIYSNSMQLCGVRGNANAPAKALFWQPRKGLSFLLTFESEQERNAAIVLSRKYAYDCSVTLVGPDD, translated from the exons atgaTGATCAGTCAAACGAGCTGTTTTTGGGAAGAGAGACTCAAAAATTACAACAAGACCAAAG ATAAGATTCCGACAATGACTAAAGTATGTCCTGAAATGCAAGAAAAGAAAGTGTGTGAAGCAGTAGTGGTAGTTGAAGCAATTTCAGCAGATGTGAGCTTTGCTTCTAACCAGTTTCCATCATACAAGCTAGGACCTGATGATCAGATTGTTGATGAGcctaaagaaaatgaaaaacatccATCTGTTAAAGATGTTGTGGACAAAGAAACAGGAGATTTGTCAGATCAGCACAAGCGGCTTTCAGTTCGTGACCTTGCTTGCAAATTCGACAAGAATCTAGCTGCAGCTGCTAAACTAGTTGATGAG GCAAAGTTGAGTGAGGTGACTTCATTGGAAGGACATGTTATGCTAAAGAAACTTAGAGATGCTTTAGAATCCATGAGAGGTCGTATGGATGGGCGTAACAAGGAAGCAGTTGAAAAAGCTATCTCTATG GTTGAGGCTCTAGCAGTTAAGTTAACTCAACATGAAGGTGTGTTTATTCAAGAAAAGACTGAAGTGAAGAAACTGGCAAGCTTCCTCAAGCAG GCTTCAGAAGATGCAAAGAAGCTGGTAAACCAAGAACGGTCGTTTGCTTGTGCTGAAATCGATAGTGCAAGGACTCTTGTGATGAGACTTGGAGGAGCATTTGAAGAACAGGAGCTTTGTTCTAAAGCTTCTCGAGCTCAGGAACCG AATGTTGAAAAATTAGTTGAGGAAGTTCAGGAGGCTAGAAGAATCAAACGGATGCATCAACCAACCAAG GTGATGGGCATGCAACATGAGATACATGATTTAAAGAGTCAAATCCAAGAGAAGTCTGCATATTCCATTAAGCTTCAAAGAGAG ATAGCAATAATCAAAAGAGCCGAAGGGTCCAAATCATGTCCTTATGTTCTAGATGGTGCACAAACTCTTGGCTCGTGCCTAAAGATACATGCCTCCTCAGATAGTAATGCTTCAGATATTTCCAAATGTTCATTCCAGTGGTACCGTGCAGCATCTGAGTCTAGTCGTAGAGAAGCTATATCCG GTGCCAACCAATCAGTATATGCTCCAGAACCATATGATGTGGGGAGGGTAATACAAGCAGACATTCTTTGTAACGGTCAGAAGTTCACTGTTACAACAGAGGGTCCAATTAATACTG CTTCTGGCTTGCAATCACGTGTTGAATCACTCATGCGCAAATCTAACAGTGAATTCACC GTGGTTATATCACAGATGAATGGGCAAGATCATGTGTCGCGATCTCACGTCTTTACTGTCGGAAAGGCGAGGGTAAAGCTGTCTCGAGGATGGATCACAAAGGCTAGAGAAATATATTCAAACTCCATGCAG TTATGTGGAGTGAGAGGCAATGCTAATGCTCCTGCAAAAGCATTGTTCTGGCAACCAAGAAAGGGTCTAAGTTTCTTGCTGACTTTTGAGTCAGAACAAGAACGTAATGCAGCTATTGTTCTCTCCCGGAAATACGCATATGATTGCAGT GTTACTCTGGTTGGGCCAGACGATTGA
- the LOC106450688 gene encoding stomatal closure-related actin-binding protein 2 isoform X2 → MTKVCPEMQEKKVCEAVVVVEAISADVSFASNQFPSYKLGPDDQIVDEPKENEKHPSVKDVVDKETGDLSDQHKRLSVRDLACKFDKNLAAAAKLVDEAKLSEVTSLEGHVMLKKLRDALESMRGRMDGRNKEAVEKAISMVEALAVKLTQHEGVFIQEKTEVKKLASFLKQASEDAKKLVNQERSFACAEIDSARTLVMRLGGAFEEQELCSKASRAQEPNVEKLVEEVQEARRIKRMHQPTKVMGMQHEIHDLKSQIQEKSAYSIKLQREIAIIKRAEGSKSCPYVLDGAQTLGSCLKIHASSDSNASDISKCSFQWYRAASESSRREAISGANQSVYAPEPYDVGRVIQADILCNGQKFTVTTEGPINTASGLQSRVESLMRKSNSEFTVVISQMNGQDHVSRSHVFTVGKARVKLSRGWITKAREIYSNSMQLCGVRGNANAPAKALFWQPRKGLSFLLTFESEQERNAAIVLSRKYAYDCSVTLVGPDD, encoded by the exons ATGACTAAAGTATGTCCTGAAATGCAAGAAAAGAAAGTGTGTGAAGCAGTAGTGGTAGTTGAAGCAATTTCAGCAGATGTGAGCTTTGCTTCTAACCAGTTTCCATCATACAAGCTAGGACCTGATGATCAGATTGTTGATGAGcctaaagaaaatgaaaaacatccATCTGTTAAAGATGTTGTGGACAAAGAAACAGGAGATTTGTCAGATCAGCACAAGCGGCTTTCAGTTCGTGACCTTGCTTGCAAATTCGACAAGAATCTAGCTGCAGCTGCTAAACTAGTTGATGAG GCAAAGTTGAGTGAGGTGACTTCATTGGAAGGACATGTTATGCTAAAGAAACTTAGAGATGCTTTAGAATCCATGAGAGGTCGTATGGATGGGCGTAACAAGGAAGCAGTTGAAAAAGCTATCTCTATG GTTGAGGCTCTAGCAGTTAAGTTAACTCAACATGAAGGTGTGTTTATTCAAGAAAAGACTGAAGTGAAGAAACTGGCAAGCTTCCTCAAGCAG GCTTCAGAAGATGCAAAGAAGCTGGTAAACCAAGAACGGTCGTTTGCTTGTGCTGAAATCGATAGTGCAAGGACTCTTGTGATGAGACTTGGAGGAGCATTTGAAGAACAGGAGCTTTGTTCTAAAGCTTCTCGAGCTCAGGAACCG AATGTTGAAAAATTAGTTGAGGAAGTTCAGGAGGCTAGAAGAATCAAACGGATGCATCAACCAACCAAG GTGATGGGCATGCAACATGAGATACATGATTTAAAGAGTCAAATCCAAGAGAAGTCTGCATATTCCATTAAGCTTCAAAGAGAG ATAGCAATAATCAAAAGAGCCGAAGGGTCCAAATCATGTCCTTATGTTCTAGATGGTGCACAAACTCTTGGCTCGTGCCTAAAGATACATGCCTCCTCAGATAGTAATGCTTCAGATATTTCCAAATGTTCATTCCAGTGGTACCGTGCAGCATCTGAGTCTAGTCGTAGAGAAGCTATATCCG GTGCCAACCAATCAGTATATGCTCCAGAACCATATGATGTGGGGAGGGTAATACAAGCAGACATTCTTTGTAACGGTCAGAAGTTCACTGTTACAACAGAGGGTCCAATTAATACTG CTTCTGGCTTGCAATCACGTGTTGAATCACTCATGCGCAAATCTAACAGTGAATTCACC GTGGTTATATCACAGATGAATGGGCAAGATCATGTGTCGCGATCTCACGTCTTTACTGTCGGAAAGGCGAGGGTAAAGCTGTCTCGAGGATGGATCACAAAGGCTAGAGAAATATATTCAAACTCCATGCAG TTATGTGGAGTGAGAGGCAATGCTAATGCTCCTGCAAAAGCATTGTTCTGGCAACCAAGAAAGGGTCTAAGTTTCTTGCTGACTTTTGAGTCAGAACAAGAACGTAATGCAGCTATTGTTCTCTCCCGGAAATACGCATATGATTGCAGT GTTACTCTGGTTGGGCCAGACGATTGA